The Chanodichthys erythropterus isolate Z2021 chromosome 12, ASM2448905v1, whole genome shotgun sequence genome contains a region encoding:
- the wu:fc75a09 gene encoding uncharacterized protein wu:fc75a09: protein MGHKKQMKTVPKRITTIEDLKEYGFGQPWPRHGLKLLYWFAKDCVWVTDDDDMLLACDPAKGVFGFHLFENKESLLPDVDFPYYLLGNLNSPGADMLPAYVKKHNTSWYDESNTDRIIITDHGQKRFGKIYLTTHKDRSSYDPYATFHITRSLLKTIQSYPNLEDFLLTLGYEDGTSNQFTGVGLQMMLVQVPVDTDTPSRNCVCSCTIL from the exons ATGGGTCATAAAAAACAG ATGAAAACCGTGCCGAAAAGAATCACAACTATAGAGGACCTAAAAGAGTATGGATTCGGTCAGCCTTGGCCCAGACATGGACTCAAGCTCTTGTACTGGTTTGCTAAAGATTGTGTCTGGGTTACTGACGATGACGACATGCTCTTGGCATGTGACCCAGCGAAGGGAGTCTTTGGCTTTCACCTCTTTGAGAACAAAGAGTCACTTCTTCCAGATGTGGACTTTCCCTACTACTTGCTGGGCAATCTGAATTCACCAGGAGCTGACATGCTGCCGGCCTACGTCAAAAAACACAACACCAGCTGGTATGACGAAAGCAACACGGATCGCATTATCATCACTGATCACGGACAAAAGAGGTTTGGGAAAATTTACCTGACCACACACAAAGATCGGTCAAGTTATGATCCGTACGCCACATTTCATATCACCAGAAGCCTCCTGAAGACCATCCAATCATATCCAAATCTAGAGGACTTTCTGCTGACCCTTGGCTATGAGGATGGCACATCTAATCAGTTTACTGGAGTGGGTCTGCAGATGATGTTAGTACAAGTTCCTGTAGATACCGATACACCATCTCGAAACTGTGTCTGTAGTTGTACGATACTCTGA